The genomic interval AGGCGAGAAAAAATATCATATGAACGTTCACCACGTGATGATTGTTCAATAACATAAGGAATTGGTAACATTTTTGAAGCCCCCTTCGTTCTATAATTTTATCTATTATAACACTAAATTACTTGTTCGGTTGAATGCCTTTTGGCAGCATCCCCGTTGTTCGTATATCATCAGCCATCTTCGTCAATTTACGTAAACGATGATTAACCCCTGACTTAGAAATCGGTCCACTAGGGACATAATCGCCTAATTCTGATAGTGGCGCTTCACGATGTTGCAGACGTACGTGCGCAATTTCACGTAACTTTTCAGGCAAACGATGCAAGCCAACTTCTTCATCTAAGAACTCAATATCTTCGATTTGCTTTTGACTCGCATTGACTGTTTTATCCATATTCGCGTTTTCAGCATTCACCAAACGATTAACTGAATTACGCATGTCACGCATAATCCGAACGTCTTCTAATTTAAACATCGCATTGGTTGACCCAATGGCCATTAACATGTCTGCGATTTTTTCCGCTTCCTTCAGATACACAATATAACCAGAACGTCGATCAACAACCTTCGCATTCAAATCATAACGATTCATCAAACGCTCTAGTTGCATTGCTTGTTCTTCATATAGAGAGTAAATCTCTAAATGATACCGACTCGTTTCCGGATTGTTTACTGATCCAGCGGCCAAAAAGGCACCACGTAGATATGAACGCGCCATACCATCTTCTTCTAACCAGCTATCTGGTGGCGTCGGCACCATGCCCCCATCTTCCAGAATGTGCAGGTCATCCAATAGATCATTAACACCTTGTTTCAAACGAACAACATATAGGTTATTTTTCTTCAATTTCATTTGACGACGAACACTAATTTCCGCCGGCAAGTCATAAAACTTTTGCAATAATGTTAGGATACGACGTGCTGTCGCCGCATTTTCTGTCTGAACATTCAACGTGAATTGCATGTTACTCAGACCAAGCGATCCGTTCATTCGCAACAATGCAGCTAACTCTGCTCGTGCATTATTGGGATTATTAATCTCTAACATGGTCAGTTCTTTTTTAACATCACTTGCAAATGACATGTACTACCTCTTTCTAATCGTGCATCGCATTTGCAATTTCCATTATCAAGCGCGCAACTTTATCTTCATTGTGGAAAGCTCCGTTTTCACGTAGCTCAAGTAGATCAGCAATAACAGGACGAGCCCCTTCGGCTAATACAGCTTCTGGATCAAAATCAACTTGCTTCGCGATTTCGCTCCATTTGTGCCAATCAACATAGTCTTCAGGCACTTTCGTTTCATTCATCACACAGGTGTCAACGATTCGCTGTCCTACGTGTTCATTAATGACACGAATATGATCAGCTTCAGTGTAATTATCGGTCTCACCTTTTTGGGTCATAATATTCGCAACATACGTAATTGTCGCATTAGTTGCTTTCAAGGCTTCGCGTACATTAGGTACCATAACATTAGATAGCACACTCGTGTACAGACTTCCCGGTCCTAACACGATTTCATCAGCGCCCAAAATGGCATCGATCACTTCTTTTGGTGCATGTGCTTCTTCATTATCAGAATCCGGTTGTGGTGTCACCCAAATATTATCAATCACACCATGAGCGGCTGTAATTTCTGCCTCACCAGATAAAATCGAACCATCGCGGAATTTCGCATGTAATACCAATGGTTCATTTGCTACTGGATAAATGTGTCCTTGCACATTCATAAATTCAGCTAATTGCTGTACACCTAAGAAAATGTCTTGTTGTTTTTCTGCCATCGCCGCGATAATTAGATTACCTAGGGCGTGTCCAGCTAACATTTCGTCTTCTTTTTTAAAACGATATTGGAAAACATCAATCATATTATCTGGCACATCCGCTAAAACGGCCATGACATTACGAATATCGCCAGGTGGAATCGTGTTCAAATAGTCACGCAATGTTCCAGAAGACCCACCGTCATCCGCAACAGTAATAATCGCCGTTAGATCGGCATCTAACTTTTTTAGTCCTTTTAAGATAATTGGTTGTCCTGAACCTCCACCAATCACAACTACCCGAGGACGTTCCAGCGTTTTCAAGTCCATGGTTTAGCTCCTCTTTCGGCGTTCAATATCACGGTGATATTCGTTAACTGCATACCCAGATTGTTTTAATTGTTCAGACAGGCGATGTGTAAAGGCTACTGAACGATGTTGTCCACCGGTACATCCAAAGGCAATCGTTACGTTAGACTTACCTTCCGCCTTGTAGCGGGGCAATAGCCATTCGATACTCTGCTGAACACGTTGATAGTACGTTTGGGCATCATCGTTATCCCAAACATAATCAGCGACTGGTGCATCTAGCCCTGTTTGTGGACGTAGTTCTTCTAGATAGTATGGATTATCCAAGAAACGGACATCCATGACCATATCTGCATCTGCTGGCAATCCATACTTAAAGCCAAAGCTCATGACTTGGACATTGAAAGCAGCTTTCTTATCTTCATCAGTTCCATAACGTTCAAAAATGGCTTGGCGCAATTCCTTGGCCGAAAATTCATCTGTGCTAATCACACGGGTTGCCAACTTTTTGACATCATCTAACATACGACGTTCTTTGGCAATCCCAGCCAGAACACTTTTATTAGCGGCTAATGGATGAGCACGACGCGTTTCTTTGTAACGGGCAACCAATTCATGATCAGATGCATCCAAGAATAGAATCTTCAATTCATAGTCGTTGTGGTTTGCTTCACGCATACGTTCGACTTCCGCTTCAAGTTCTGAAAAGAAGTTACCAGAACGCGCATCAATCATAATGGCTGCACGTTCTACATTTTCATCCCCCGAAATCAAGTCCCAAACTTTTGGCAACATTTCAGCCGGAATATTTTGCGCTGTGAAGTATCCCAAATCTTCTAGCGATCCCATTGTTACTGTCTTACCAGCACCACTCATCCCTGTTACGATTAACAGTTCTTTTTTTGCCATGCTATTCCCCTCTCACAGTCTTTTTATAATGTTTCAATTATAGCATCTTTCCCTTTATCAATCATTAAGCCGGGTGTTTCATTTTACGATTATGGCCTCCAATATTTTAATTGAAAGCCCCATAAAAAAAGCCCCGTTATAATCTACCTAATACGGTTGATCTTAACGAGACTCTATATTTACTTACCCAGACACAGGTTCATTAATCCATGGAATCGATTATACCTATCAATGCAGTTCCATCGCTAACATCCCTTTTATTTATGCATACGGGCGATATCACGTGCCATGATTTCCTTTAGATAACGACCAGTATATGATTCTGGTGTTGCAGCGACCTTTTCGGGTGTACCCGTTACAAGTACTTCCCCACCACCAGCACCGCCTTCAGGTCCCATATCAATAATCCAATCAGACGTCTTAATGACATCTAGATTGTGTTCAATGACTAGGACTGAGTTACCACCATCAACCAAACGTTGTAGCACTTCTAGTAGACGCGCAATATCATCAGTATGCAATCCAGTTGTTGGTTCATCTAGGATATAGAATGTCTTACCAGTTGAGCGACGTTGTAGTTCAGCGGCCAACTTCATACGTTGTGCTTCTCCACCAGACAACGTTGTGGCAGATTGACCTAGCTTCACGTAACCCAAACCAACATCATTGATTGTTTGTAGCTTACGACGGATCTTTGGAATTGACGCAAAGAATTCAACAGCTTCTTCGGCTGTCAAATCTAGCACTTCAGAAATGTTCTTACCACGGTACTTCACTTCAAGTGTTTCTGAGTTGTAGCGAGTTCCATGACACACTTCACAGGCGACGTAAACGTCAGGCAAGAAGTTCATT from Weissella ceti carries:
- a CDS encoding gluconeogenesis factor YvcK family protein, producing the protein MDLKTLERPRVVVIGGGSGQPIILKGLKKLDADLTAIITVADDGGSSGTLRDYLNTIPPGDIRNVMAVLADVPDNMIDVFQYRFKKEDEMLAGHALGNLIIAAMAEKQQDIFLGVQQLAEFMNVQGHIYPVANEPLVLHAKFRDGSILSGEAEITAAHGVIDNIWVTPQPDSDNEEAHAPKEVIDAILGADEIVLGPGSLYTSVLSNVMVPNVREALKATNATITYVANIMTQKGETDNYTEADHIRVINEHVGQRIVDTCVMNETKVPEDYVDWHKWSEIAKQVDFDPEAVLAEGARPVIADLLELRENGAFHNEDKVARLIMEIANAMHD
- the rapZ gene encoding RNase adapter RapZ codes for the protein MAKKELLIVTGMSGAGKTVTMGSLEDLGYFTAQNIPAEMLPKVWDLISGDENVERAAIMIDARSGNFFSELEAEVERMREANHNDYELKILFLDASDHELVARYKETRRAHPLAANKSVLAGIAKERRMLDDVKKLATRVISTDEFSAKELRQAIFERYGTDEDKKAAFNVQVMSFGFKYGLPADADMVMDVRFLDNPYYLEELRPQTGLDAPVADYVWDNDDAQTYYQRVQQSIEWLLPRYKAEGKSNVTIAFGCTGGQHRSVAFTHRLSEQLKQSGYAVNEYHRDIERRKRS
- the whiA gene encoding DNA-binding protein WhiA, with product MSFASDVKKELTMLEINNPNNARAELAALLRMNGSLGLSNMQFTLNVQTENAATARRILTLLQKFYDLPAEISVRRQMKLKKNNLYVVRLKQGVNDLLDDLHILEDGGMVPTPPDSWLEEDGMARSYLRGAFLAAGSVNNPETSRYHLEIYSLYEEQAMQLERLMNRYDLNAKVVDRRSGYIVYLKEAEKIADMLMAIGSTNAMFKLEDVRIMRDMRNSVNRLVNAENANMDKTVNASQKQIEDIEFLDEEVGLHRLPEKLREIAHVRLQHREAPLSELGDYVPSGPISKSGVNHRLRKLTKMADDIRTTGMLPKGIQPNK